The following DNA comes from Anaerolineae bacterium.
CTTCCAATGGAAGCGATTGCCGAATTCTGCCGGCGCTGGAAGATTCGCGAAATGGCGGTATTTGGCTCTGTGTTACGCGCGGATTTTGATTCAGAGAGCGATATTGATGTTATCGTGACCTTTGAAGATGACGCAGAGTGGAGTTTGCTGGATCATATCAGAATGCAACAGGAACTCCAGGCTGTGCTTCAGCGGGATGTTGACCTGGTGACGAAGCGCGCTGTGGAACGGAGTCAGAACTGGATACGGCGCAAGGAGATCCTGAGCACGGCTTCTATCATCTTTCCTGGGAACAAGGCGGCTTCGTATGAGGCGAGATGAAGGCACCTTATTGGATATGGCCAGAG
Coding sequences within:
- a CDS encoding nucleotidyltransferase domain-containing protein — encoded protein: MKNLAEILPMEAIAEFCRRWKIREMAVFGSVLRADFDSESDIDVIVTFEDDAEWSLLDHIRMQQELQAVLQRDVDLVTKRAVERSQNWIRRKEILSTASIIFPGNKAASYEAR